A stretch of Methanococcus voltae PS DNA encodes these proteins:
- a CDS encoding 4Fe-4S dicluster domain-containing protein, with the protein MKKIVMLDSKSCDNCGDCMKACSEVHGISRISILDYQGEYFPVVCQHCASAPCGEICPVNAIDVNNGTVHLNEDLCIGCGLCALACPFGAIFINEKTAHKCDLCIEENDECACIKACSKRCLEVIDVEDIVLSKKLKNLPNLASVTKPGSKANKNKSKDLLSLVTSSSRVNNP; encoded by the coding sequence ATGAAAAAAATTGTCATGTTAGATAGTAAATCTTGTGATAATTGTGGAGATTGCATGAAAGCATGTTCAGAGGTTCATGGGATTAGTAGGATAAGTATACTTGATTATCAAGGCGAATACTTCCCTGTGGTATGTCAACATTGTGCTTCAGCTCCTTGTGGTGAAATATGTCCTGTCAATGCAATAGACGTTAACAATGGCACAGTTCACTTAAATGAGGATTTATGTATCGGTTGCGGATTATGCGCGTTAGCTTGTCCATTTGGTGCAATTTTCATAAACGAAAAAACCGCCCACAAATGTGATTTATGTATCGAGGAAAATGATGAGTGTGCTTGTATAAAAGCATGTTCTAAAAGATGCTTAGAAGTAATAGACGTTGAAGATATCGTATTATCTAAAAAACTCAAGAATTTGCCAAATTTAGCAAGTGTTACAAAACCTGGCTCAAAAGCAAATAAAAATAAAAGTAAAGATTTATTATCCTTGGTAACTTCTTCTTCAAGAGTAAACAACCCATAG
- a CDS encoding amino acid ABC transporter permease, with amino-acid sequence MAGFDVDLFIAIVPRLIDGSLMTLKITVLSIILGIILGVFVGVGRISSNFLYRGFSAIYVELIRGTPMLVQIMIIYFGLPDLGINLDAFVAGVLALGLNSGAYIAEIIKAGILSVHHGQMEAARSLGMNYFQSMRYIILPQAFRNVLPALGNEFIILLKDSSLLSVIAIVELLRVGDQVRGATYNAWTPLLGVALFYLLMTIPLSRIVLFIEKRWKIDRNG; translated from the coding sequence ATGGCAGGTTTTGATGTTGATTTATTTATTGCAATAGTACCTCGATTAATTGACGGCTCATTAATGACCCTTAAAATAACGGTATTATCCATTATATTGGGTATAATATTGGGGGTATTTGTAGGGGTTGGTAGAATATCTTCAAATTTTTTATATCGTGGCTTTTCAGCTATCTATGTAGAATTAATAAGGGGTACCCCGATGTTAGTTCAAATTATGATAATATACTTTGGTCTTCCAGATTTGGGTATTAATCTTGACGCTTTTGTAGCCGGTGTTTTAGCATTGGGTTTAAATAGTGGCGCCTACATAGCAGAAATTATAAAAGCAGGTATTTTATCTGTTCACCATGGTCAAATGGAAGCCGCAAGAAGTTTGGGAATGAATTATTTCCAATCTATGAGATATATTATATTACCTCAAGCTTTTAGGAACGTTTTACCGGCTTTGGGTAACGAATTTATCATCTTGTTGAAAGACTCCTCATTATTGTCCGTAATTGCAATTGTGGAGCTTTTAAGGGTTGGTGACCAGGTTAGGGGTGCAACCTATAACGCTTGGACACCATTGTTAGGTGTAGCTTTATTCTATTTATTAATGACAATACCATTAAGCAGAATTGTACTATTTATTGAGAAAAGGTGGAAAATTGATAGAAATGGATAA
- a CDS encoding YfcE family phosphodiesterase, translating to MRIGIISDTHVPHRCNNENIPEYVINELKKVDLIIHCGDLTTPEIIKTLNDIKKPKYKLIIVKGNMDRHDILLSKVNLPKEYIFVVNGLKIGVIHGDMIEPRGDKLKMKYMALEKDLDVLISGHTHIPMIESVEGLNKTIMLLNPGSFTCPRIPLKTFMILDFKNNELNKIELKEVM from the coding sequence ATAAGAATTGGTATTATATCAGATACTCATGTTCCACATAGGTGCAACAATGAAAATATTCCAGAATATGTTATAAATGAACTTAAAAAAGTGGACTTGATAATTCATTGTGGCGATTTAACCACTCCAGAGATAATTAAAACATTGAATGATATAAAAAAACCGAAATACAAGCTTATAATCGTAAAAGGTAATATGGATAGGCACGATATTTTATTGTCAAAGGTTAATTTACCTAAAGAATACATATTTGTTGTAAATGGTCTTAAAATAGGGGTAATTCACGGTGATATGATAGAGCCTCGCGGTGACAAGTTAAAAATGAAATATATGGCTCTTGAAAAAGATTTAGATGTGTTAATCTCTGGACATACGCATATACCGATGATTGAAAGCGTAGAAGGTCTTAATAAAACCATAATGCTATTAAATCCAGGTAGTTTCACATGTCCGAGGATACCTTTAAAAACGTTTATGATACTAGATTTTAAAAATAACGAGCTAAATAAAATAGAATTAAAAGAAGTAATGTAA
- a CDS encoding amino acid ABC transporter ATP-binding protein: MIEMDNIHKKFGENHVLKGVNLKVKKGEVVVILGPSGSGKSTLLRCINGLEVITDGKVIFEDQDICDKKANINKIRQKIGMVFQQFNLFPHLTVLDNITFAPIKVLKKSKSEAKAQARELLKKVGLEDKENAYPIQLSGGQQQRVAIARALAMKPDAMLFDEPTSALDPELVNEVLDVMKQLAYEGMTMVVVTHEMGFAKEVGDRIVFMDEGVIVEEGAPSEIFTNPKHDRTKNFFGKILSHN, translated from the coding sequence TTGATAGAAATGGATAATATTCATAAAAAATTCGGTGAAAACCACGTATTGAAGGGTGTAAATTTAAAGGTCAAAAAAGGAGAAGTTGTGGTTATATTGGGACCAAGTGGTAGTGGTAAATCCACATTATTAAGGTGCATAAATGGTCTCGAAGTAATAACTGATGGAAAAGTAATATTCGAAGACCAAGATATTTGTGATAAAAAAGCCAATATCAACAAAATCCGCCAAAAAATAGGTATGGTATTCCAACAGTTTAATTTATTCCCTCATCTTACAGTATTGGATAATATTACATTTGCACCAATAAAAGTTTTAAAAAAATCAAAATCCGAAGCTAAAGCACAAGCAAGGGAATTGCTAAAAAAAGTAGGGTTGGAAGATAAAGAAAATGCTTACCCCATACAACTTTCAGGTGGTCAACAACAAAGGGTGGCAATTGCAAGAGCTTTAGCGATGAAACCTGATGCAATGTTGTTTGACGAACCTACCTCTGCATTAGACCCGGAATTGGTTAATGAAGTTTTAGACGTGATGAAACAACTAGCATATGAAGGTATGACAATGGTTGTAGTAACTCACGAAATGGGTTTTGCAAAAGAAGTGGGTGATAGAATTGTATTCATGGATGAAGGTGTCATCGTGGAAGAAGGAGCGCCATCCGAGATATTTACAAATCCTAAACATGACAGAACTAAAAACTTCTTTGGAAAAATTTTATCCCATAATTAA
- a CDS encoding transcription factor S codes for MVKFCPKCNNIMLPKEGSLKCVVCGFETSLENTQDKYELSEKIESKSQDVTVIENVNTLPSIRIECPSCGNMEAYWWLQQTRCADEPETRFYKCKKCSHTWREYD; via the coding sequence ATGGTTAAATTTTGCCCAAAGTGTAATAATATAATGTTACCTAAAGAAGGTAGCTTAAAATGCGTAGTATGCGGATTTGAAACTAGTTTAGAAAATACCCAAGATAAATACGAGTTATCTGAAAAAATAGAAAGCAAATCACAAGATGTTACAGTGATTGAAAATGTAAATACATTACCATCAATTAGAATTGAATGCCCGAGCTGTGGAAATATGGAAGCTTACTGGTGGTTACAGCAAACAAGATGTGCAGATGAGCCTGAGACAAGATTTTACAAGTGTAAAAAATGCTCACATACTTGGAGAGAATACGACTAA
- a CDS encoding 4Fe-4S binding protein, producing the protein MKIMPNIELCVDCGKCERSCPHNAIFIVEGIPIRCMHCESAPCVQVCPEDALKKVGDRIILDNDKCIGCSLCTEVCPIGAIRIDTSSGIATKCNDCMEFDSEICVDVCPTGALSSYTKIVEDKREDMLVKLKKLTSLNK; encoded by the coding sequence ATGAAAATAATGCCCAACATTGAGTTATGTGTGGATTGTGGGAAATGTGAACGTTCCTGCCCCCATAACGCAATATTTATCGTTGAAGGCATTCCAATAAGGTGTATGCACTGTGAAAGTGCCCCTTGTGTTCAAGTATGTCCAGAAGACGCACTTAAAAAAGTAGGGGATAGGATAATCCTCGACAATGATAAATGTATTGGCTGTTCTTTATGTACTGAGGTATGCCCTATTGGAGCTATAAGGATAGACACCTCCAGTGGAATTGCTACAAAATGTAATGATTGTATGGAATTTGATTCTGAAATCTGTGTAGATGTATGTCCAACAGGTGCTTTATCGTCATATACAAAGATAGTGGAAGACAAAAGAGAAGATATGTTAGTTAAATTAAAAAAATTGACTAGTTTAAATAAATAA
- a CDS encoding preprotein translocase subunit Sec61beta — protein MAGKNNDEGLSTSAGLVRYMDTDISKFKIEPEKVLGITFAIIVAEALLNYGFLI, from the coding sequence TTGGCTGGAAAAAACAACGATGAAGGATTGAGCACAAGTGCTGGTTTAGTTAGGTATATGGATACGGACATATCCAAATTTAAAATAGAACCTGAAAAAGTGCTTGGTATAACCTTTGCAATAATTGTTGCAGAAGCTTTGTTAAACTACGGATTTTTAATTTAA
- the porB gene encoding pyruvate synthase subunit PorB translates to MARQFPREELFAPGHRGCAGCGAAIVARLTLKAAGKNTIVANATGCLEVMTTPYPETAWRVPWMHVAFENAAAVASGIEAAVKSLKRKRGLYEGEKVNVIAFGGDGGTADIGFQALSGAMERGHDMVYIMYDNEAYMNTGVQRSGSTPYMASTTTSPAGSVIRGENRPKKNMPMIMAAHGIPYVATASISYPEDFMNKVKKACEIDGPAFIQILQPCTTGWGYPAAKTVELGRLAVKAGIWPLYEIENGEYRVTYKPSKRISIEEYLKTQKRYRHLTEEDIEEMQNLINHKCQEMGI, encoded by the coding sequence ATGGCAAGACAATTCCCAAGAGAAGAATTATTTGCTCCCGGACACAGAGGTTGTGCTGGCTGTGGGGCAGCAATTGTTGCAAGATTGACTTTAAAAGCAGCAGGTAAAAACACCATCGTAGCAAACGCTACCGGATGTCTCGAAGTTATGACAACTCCATACCCAGAAACAGCTTGGAGAGTGCCTTGGATGCACGTTGCATTCGAAAACGCAGCAGCAGTTGCAAGTGGTATCGAAGCAGCAGTTAAATCCTTGAAAAGAAAAAGAGGACTTTACGAAGGCGAAAAAGTAAACGTAATCGCTTTTGGTGGTGACGGTGGTACCGCAGATATCGGATTCCAGGCATTAAGTGGTGCAATGGAAAGAGGTCACGACATGGTTTACATCATGTACGATAACGAGGCATACATGAACACGGGTGTTCAAAGAAGTGGTTCAACGCCTTACATGGCTTCAACAACAACTTCACCTGCAGGTAGTGTAATTAGGGGAGAAAACAGACCTAAGAAAAACATGCCAATGATTATGGCAGCTCACGGCATCCCTTACGTAGCTACTGCTTCAATCAGCTACCCAGAAGACTTTATGAATAAAGTTAAAAAAGCATGTGAAATTGATGGACCCGCATTTATTCAAATTTTACAACCTTGTACAACAGGTTGGGGATACCCAGCAGCTAAAACAGTTGAATTGGGTAGATTGGCAGTTAAAGCAGGAATTTGGCCACTCTACGAAATTGAAAACGGCGAGTACAGAGTAACATACAAACCTTCAAAAAGAATTTCAATTGAAGAATACTTAAAAACTCAAAAAAGATACAGGCATTTAACCGAAGAAGACATTGAAGAAATGCAAAACTTAATCAACCACAAATGTCAAGAAATGGGAATTTAA